Within the Musa acuminata AAA Group cultivar baxijiao chromosome BXJ2-9, Cavendish_Baxijiao_AAA, whole genome shotgun sequence genome, the region TTAAGAGAGGCATCTCTCGGAGATGACGATGAACATACAAGCTAAATAGTTTTTCTCGATCAATGTGAAGACCATGTTTGGAGTAACCAAAAAGACGAATGCCTACTTTTCTCTTCCGACTGGGATCTCAAATTGTCCTAACCGTCACTAATGAGTGCAATCATTAGTGCATATGTTCTCGACtcgtcttttcattttgaactactgcgaattgtttgatgagtgcaaTCAGATGTACCATAAAGCCCTACCATGCATCGCAACATATATCCTCGAAGTCTTTATTCACTGTGCGCATCATTTTCTATCGTGACGTTTCAACCTCAATGCTCTTCCCAACGCTCAGTCGATATCGGCTTAGGAATTCCCTCTTTAGTAATCGACGTTGGCAGCGAAGAAGAGAACAACTAGCCGCACTCGGCCGAGTAGAAAGACAGCACATCGTTCCCCAGATCATACATCACCTGCATGTTCTGCTGCATGAAGTTGCCGAACACCGAGAACCCGCTCGACTCCGCCATCATGAGGCATATAGAGCTGGTGTCGCTGTCCACGCCGAAGTAGTTCCCTGGTGGCAACTCCAGGTCTGCTCCCTGGAAGTGGAAGATGAGCTTGGGAAGGTTCAAGGTGTCGGGGGTTGATTTCGGCGGCAGCTCGTAGCAGAGGTCGAGGTCGAAAAGGGATTGATCGGTGGTGTTCATGTTTTTTATCTGAGCCGCGAAAGCATCTGCCACCTTGTCATACGCACTGTACTCCAGGTACGTGAGCCAGGTGCCCGAGTCTAAGATCATTCCCCCACTCCCATCTCCCTTGATGGCAAATGTGGAGCTTGGGATGTCAACAACAGTTCCTCCTACCGTTATTCCATTGAGAGTGATGTAGTAGAAGCTCGGCCAGGATTTGTTGCGAACTATGGGCGTCGACATAACTGGATGTGCAGTCGCATTAGGGTTCGGCAGAGAACCTATCAAGAGAGTGCTTTTCTTCCGCGATCCGAATGGAGTGAGACAATACGAGAACTCCGTCAAGCCCATCTGCGATATGAGG harbors:
- the LOC135624048 gene encoding aspartic proteinase nepenthesin-1-like codes for the protein MALEPLPKLSSLTVLLLSLIPLSSGAFAGGVRVELTHVHANAGDSEAKLIQRAVASSRHRLSTLVDRAPLHAGKTEYIVDIAIGTPALAFSALVDTGSDLIWTQCKPCSNCYWQSSPVFDPSKSSTFGTIACDSTLCKALDQHSCNASCHYSYMYTDHSYTEGVLGTETFTIGSTSVPGLAFGCGNSNDGVAFAEAAGFVGLGRGKLSLISQMGLTEFSYCLTPFGSRKKSTLLIGSLPNPNATAHPVMSTPIVRNKSWPSFYYITLNGITVGGTVVDIPSSTFAIKGDGSGGMILDSGTWLTYLEYSAYDKVADAFAAQIKNMNTTDQSLFDLDLCYELPPKSTPDTLNLPKLIFHFQGADLELPPGNYFGVDSDTSSICLMMAESSGFSVFGNFMQQNMQVMYDLGNDVLSFYSAECG